In Procambarus clarkii isolate CNS0578487 chromosome 6, FALCON_Pclarkii_2.0, whole genome shotgun sequence, one DNA window encodes the following:
- the LOC138354550 gene encoding zinc finger protein 492-like, protein MQSSEEKTFPQTAPIIKKMTRQCPECGKVFTRLGHMKRHMLVHSGEKPHKCPECGKRFSRLGYIKTHMLVHSGEKPHKCPECGKRFSHLGSMKTHMLVHSGEKPKCPECGKRFSHLGSMKTHMLVHSGEKPHKCPECGKRFSLVGNMKTHMLVHSGEKPHKCPECGMRFSQLGSMKTHMLVHSGEKLHKCPECGKRFSQVGNMKTHMLLHSGEKLHKCPECGKRFSRLGHMKTHMMMHNDERPFECDECGRRFRDRGSIICHMLVHTEERPFECDKCGRLFKSRKGIKAHMLVHLNDKPS, encoded by the coding sequence atgcagtcatccgaggagaaaaccttcccacaaactgcacctatcataaagaagatgactcgccagtgtccagagtgtgggaaggtattcactcgtcttggacatatgaagcgtcacatgttagtgcattcgggtgaaaaacctcataagtgtccagagtgtgggaagaggttcagtcgtcttggatatataaagactcacatgttagtgcattcgggtgaaaaacctcataagtgtccagagtgtgggaagaggttcagtcatcttggaagtatgaagactcacatgttagtgcattcgggtgaaaaacctaagtgtccagagtgtgggaagaggttcagtcatcttggaagtatgaagactcacatgttggtgcattcgggtgaaaaacctcataagtgtccagagtgtgggaagaggttcagtctggttggaaatatgaagactcacatgttagtgcattcgggtgaaaaacctcataagtgtccagagtgtgggatgaggttcagtcagcttggaagtatgaagactcacatgttagtgcattctggtgaaaaacttcataagtgtccagagtgtgggaagaggttcagtcaggttggaaatatgaagactcacatgttactgcATTCTGGTGAAAAacttcataagtgtccagagtgtgggaagaggttcagtcggcttggacatatgaagactcacatgatgaTGCACAATGATGAAAGACCTTTTGAGTGTGATGAGTGTGGTAGAAGGTTTAGAGATCGTGGATCTATAATTTGTCACATGTTGGTACATACAGAAGAAAGGCCTTTTGAGTGTGATAAATGTGGCAGATTATTTAAGTCACGTAAAGGTATAAAagcacacatgttagtgcatttgaaTGATAAACCTTCATGA